One Camelina sativa cultivar DH55 chromosome 3, Cs, whole genome shotgun sequence genomic window carries:
- the LOC104774333 gene encoding uncharacterized protein LOC104774333 translates to MEGPLLTEREHIINITNDRSSPSTDGQQPHEVVELCDPYTNESVWNSIEFVVTLALIAAAIIVLIQPRDEEHPQIVLFIWIIGYTCGCVATLPILCWRFWHYNRSVGPESIEKYLREKIINKRMDHVMMCFFLGWFVVFLWICTVHVYISSALDDTTTQYLWLCVALLTFSCIRYVFYNLTMTVVCYTTPFLILTPVVVCVLLVVEVLKGIGSCIIECIC, encoded by the exons ATGGAAGGCCCTTTGTTGACCGAGCGTGAACACATCATCAACATCACAAACGATCGTAGTTCCCCATCAACAGATGGTCAGCAACCACACGAGGTTGTTGAATTGTGTGATCCATACACAAATGAAAGCGTTTGGAATTCAATCGAGTTTGTTGTGACTTTGGCCCTGATTGCTGCAGCCATAATTGTTCTGATCCAGCCAAGAGATGAAGAACACCCAcaaatagttttgtttatatgGATCATCGGTTATACTTGTGGCTGTGTTGCCACTCTCCCTATCCTATGTTGGCGTTTTTGGCATTATAACCGAAGTGTTGGCCCCGAATCTATAGAAAAATACTTAAGAGagaaaat AATCAACAAGCGTATGGACCACGTTATGATGTGTTTCTTCCTGGGTTGGTTTGTGGTGTTTTTATGGATTTGTACTGTTCATGTATACATCTCATCGGCTCTAGATGATACTACTACTCAATACTTATG GTTATGTGTGGCTCTCCTTACTTTCAGTTGCATTAGATATGTATTTTATAATCTAACAATGACAGTGGTCTGTTACACCACTCCTTTTCTCATACTGACTCCTGTGGTCGTATGTGTTCTCCTTGTTGTGGAAGTCTTAAAAGGCATTGGATCATGCATTATAGAATGCATCTGTTAA